In Bacteroidota bacterium, the genomic stretch TACAATCTATATACGGACACGGACGATTAGCAAATACAGGTTATATGTCTGTATTGCCTGTTGACCAAGGAATAGAACATACAGCAGGTGCATCATTTGCTCCTAATCCTGATTATTTTGATCCCGAAAAAATCATTGAACTTGCAATGGAAGGTGGCTGTAACGCTGTTGCTTCAACTATGGGTGTGTTTGCTTCAATTGCCAGAAAATATGCTCATAAAATTCCATTTATTATAAAATTTAATCATAACGAGCTTCTTACATATCCCAATAAATTTGACCAAATTAATTACGGTTCTGTTGAAGATGCCTGGAATATGGGTGCTGCCGCAGTAGGTGCAACAATTTATTTTGGTTCCGAAGAATCATCCCGACAAATTGAAGAGGTTGCAAGAGCTTTTGAAATTGCTCATGAACTTGGTATGGCAACAATTTTATGGTGCTATGCACGAAATAATGACTTCAAAAAAGATGGGGTTGATTATCACACTTCAGCGGATATTACAGGTCAAGCAAATCATCTTGGCTCAACCATACAAGCAGATATTGTTAAGCAAAAATTACCTACTGTAAACGGAGGATTTACAAAAATTGGCTTTGCTAAAACACATCCGAAAATGTACAGTGAACTTTGCTCAGACCATCCAATTGACCTTACAAGATATCAACTTGCAAACTCCTACATGGGGCGAATTGGCTTAATTAATTCTGGTGGTGCCTCAGGTGGAGATTCCGACCTTGAAGAAGCAGTAATGACTGCAATTATTAACAAAAGAGCTGGTGGAACAGGACTGATTTCAGGAAGAAAAGCTTTCCAAAGACCAATG encodes the following:
- a CDS encoding class I fructose-bisphosphate aldolase; amino-acid sequence: MNINDIEKLIGKNADSLLGFDSPKISKERLYLPSPTFVDDVWMGTNRNIKVLRNLQSIYGHGRLANTGYMSVLPVDQGIEHTAGASFAPNPDYFDPEKIIELAMEGGCNAVASTMGVFASIARKYAHKIPFIIKFNHNELLTYPNKFDQINYGSVEDAWNMGAAAVGATIYFGSEESSRQIEEVARAFEIAHELGMATILWCYARNNDFKKDGVDYHTSADITGQANHLGSTIQADIVKQKLPTVNGGFTKIGFAKTHPKMYSELCSDHPIDLTRYQLANSYMGRIGLINSGGASGGDSDLEEAVMTAIINKRAGGTGLISGRKAFQRPMNEGVGLLNAIQDVYLEKGITIV